The sequence TTTGCAGATACTCCCAGACCTTTTTTGCAACCAGCTCTGTTCGTTTGGTGAGCACAAGATTACGGTCAAAATCCTTTGTGTTGTACTGGCGCTGTTCCACTTCGTGACCATATTTGTCGATTTTGCCTATTTCAGGGGTATACCCGGCTGCATCCATATCAGTCACTATACGAACCACTTTATAAGGAGCGAGGAAGCCGTCTTCAATGCCCTGCTTGAGTGAATATGTATAAATGGGTTCACCGAAATAGGTGATATTGCTGATTTCATTTGTCTCTTTAGGGGTAGCTGTCATTCCAAGGTGGGTAGCACTATCAAAATGGGCTAAAATTTCCCGCCAGGCAGAATCCTCTTTTGCACTTCCACGGTGGCACTCATCAATAACGATCAGATCAAAAAAGTCTTTAGGGAAATCTTTAAAAATCTGTTTTTCTTCATCGTTTCCGGTAACAGCCTGATAAAGGGAGAGATAGATTTCATAGTTCTTCTTTACCGTGCGGTTAGTGATCTTGTGCATCACCTCACCAAATGGGGCAAAGTCCTGCTGCATTGTCTGATCAACCAGAATATTTCTATCTGCAAGAAAGAGGATTCTTTTTTTTCGTTTTGCTTTCCACAGCCGCCAGATAATCTGAAAAGCGGTATACGTTTTACCGGTTCCCGTAGCCATCACCAGCAACAGGCGTTTCTGCCCTTTTACTACGGCCTCAACAGTTCTATTGATGGCAACCCTTTGGTAGTAGCGAGGCTCTTTACCGAAACCGTCCGAATAATAATTCTGCTCAACAAGAGTCTTATCCGGTTCCGAAGCAATCCCTTTCCACACTTCAAAGAGAGACCAGAGAGTTTCAGGCGATGGAAATTCATCAAGGGATAGTTCTTTTTCAACAGTATCGGTCAATCCAGTCCGATCGTGCATTAGAAAACCGTCACCATTGGAGCTAAAGGCAAAAGGAGCATCGAGCATCTCAGCATAGACCAGCGCCTGCTGCATCCCATGCCCCACCGCATATTTATTAACCTTTGCTTCCACAACTGCAATCGCTACATTCGGTTTCCCGTAGAGAACATAATCCGCTCGTTTTGGCCCACCTTTTATCTCAGGATTAGAGATTCTGGCTGCAAGTTGCCCGCGCACCATCACTCGTCCATCTGTCAGAGAGACCTCTTCACTAATCTGCCTCTGATGCCAACCAGCTTTTTCAATTGCCGGTGCAATAAGCTTGGTGCAGATATCACGTTCGCTTA is a genomic window of Desulforegula conservatrix Mb1Pa containing:
- the hsdR gene encoding EcoAI/FtnUII family type I restriction enzme subunit R — encoded protein: MDKSKLSERDICTKLIAPAIEKAGWHQRQISEEVSLTDGRVMVRGQLAARISNPEIKGGPKRADYVLYGKPNVAIAVVEAKVNKYAVGHGMQQALVYAEMLDAPFAFSSNGDGFLMHDRTGLTDTVEKELSLDEFPSPETLWSLFEVWKGIASEPDKTLVEQNYYSDGFGKEPRYYQRVAINRTVEAVVKGQKRLLLVMATGTGKTYTAFQIIWRLWKAKRKKRILFLADRNILVDQTMQQDFAPFGEVMHKITNRTVKKNYEIYLSLYQAVTGNDEEKQIFKDFPKDFFDLIVIDECHRGSAKEDSAWREILAHFDSATHLGMTATPKETNEISNITYFGEPIYTYSLKQGIEDGFLAPYKVVRIVTDMDAAGYTPEIGKIDKYGHEVEQRQYNTKDFDRNLVLTKRTELVAKKVWEYLQNTDPMAKTIVFCDDQPHAERMRKELVKLIPEAASNRRYVVRITGDDKEGKAQLSYFLDNDEPYPVIATTSKLMTTGVDAKTCKLVVLDQNINSMTEFKQIIGRGTRLREDYQKLFFTIMDFKGATRLFSDPDFDGEPVVIYEPGMNDPVVPPENDIPLNTENSYPHADNDWDDTEVQDKPSKYHIDDVAVRSAVERSQYLDVDGRLITEDYRVFLKEDIKRTLKEQYHTLHDFLRRWNQSDRKKKVIDELESSGIPIDILKQAVPGSDDFDVFDLVAHIAFDQKPLTRRERADNVKKRNYFGKYGDQIREVLETLLEKYAHNGIADIEDPKVLELPPFDKLGSKTHIRQGIFGGTDQFTKAITELEQALYDNDKSMSA